The following coding sequences are from one Streptomyces sp. NBC_01232 window:
- a CDS encoding excinuclease ABC subunit UvrA: MHQPTPPQVNGDPFVRVRGAREHNLRSVDVDIPRDALTVFTGVSGSGKSSLAFGTLYAEAQRRYFESVAPYARRLIHQIGAPKVDSVTGLPPAVSLEQRRSTPGSRTSVGTVTLLSNSLRMLFSRAGTYPPGAERLDSDSFSPNTAAGACPSCHGLGRIHRTSEELLVPEPELSIRQGAIAAWPGAWQGKNLRDILEALGHDVDRPWRELPAKDREWILFTEEQPVVTVYPVRDADRIQRPYQGTYMSAHRYVMRTFADSKSATLRTRAEKFLTDSPCPVCEGRRLRPEALAVTFSGRTIAELAALALADLDAVLASAPLEGEAARVLAEDLRSRIGPVTELGLGYLSLDRTAPTLSAGELQRLRLATQLRSGLFGVVYVLDEPSAGLHPADTEALLDVLDRLKEAGNTVFVVEHDLDVVRHADWLVDVGPLAGEHGGQVLHSGPPQDLAGVAESATARHLFAGREAAGTPRPVRGATGAVRLTGVDRHNLRGVTADFPLGVFTAVTGVSGSGKSTLVGQVLAREVGERLAEPDFPVRRLVEVDQKPIGRTPRSNLATYTGLFDVVRRLFTAAPEARARGWKAGRFSFNVPGGRCETCQGEGFVSVELLFLPSTYAPCPECAGARYNAQTLEVRYAGLNIAEVLGLTVESAAAFFAEVPAAARSLRALEEIGLGYLRLGQPATELSGGEAQRIKLATELQRLRRDHTLYLLDEPTTGLHPADVRVLLRQLHGLVDAGHSVVVVEHDMEVVAGADWVIDLGPGGGTAGGRVVAAGTPPEVAAAAGSRTAPYLARALGAGRERETAETDHRDRING; encoded by the coding sequence ATGCACCAGCCCACTCCACCTCAGGTCAACGGCGACCCCTTCGTACGGGTCCGCGGCGCCCGGGAGCACAACCTCCGCAGCGTCGACGTGGACATCCCGCGCGACGCGCTGACGGTGTTCACCGGGGTCTCCGGGTCCGGGAAGAGCTCCCTCGCCTTCGGCACGCTCTACGCCGAGGCCCAGCGCCGGTACTTCGAGTCCGTGGCCCCGTACGCCCGCCGGCTCATCCACCAGATCGGCGCACCGAAGGTGGACTCCGTCACCGGACTGCCGCCCGCCGTCTCGCTGGAGCAGCGCCGCTCGACCCCGGGCTCGCGCACCTCGGTCGGGACGGTGACCCTGCTGTCCAACTCCCTGCGGATGCTGTTCTCCCGGGCCGGGACCTATCCGCCGGGCGCGGAGCGGCTGGACTCCGACTCCTTCTCGCCCAACACCGCGGCCGGGGCCTGCCCTTCCTGTCACGGTCTCGGCCGCATCCACCGCACGAGCGAGGAACTCCTGGTCCCCGAGCCGGAACTGTCGATCCGCCAAGGCGCCATCGCGGCCTGGCCGGGTGCCTGGCAGGGCAAGAACCTGCGGGACATCCTGGAGGCGCTCGGCCACGACGTGGACCGGCCCTGGCGGGAGCTGCCCGCGAAGGACCGCGAGTGGATCCTGTTCACCGAGGAGCAGCCGGTGGTGACCGTGTACCCGGTGCGCGATGCCGACCGGATCCAGCGGCCCTACCAGGGCACGTACATGAGCGCCCACCGCTACGTCATGCGGACCTTCGCCGACAGCAAGAGCGCCACCCTGCGGACCCGGGCCGAGAAGTTCCTCACCGATTCGCCGTGCCCGGTGTGCGAGGGCCGGCGGCTGCGCCCCGAGGCCCTCGCCGTCACCTTCTCCGGGCGGACCATCGCCGAGCTGGCGGCGCTGGCGCTGGCCGACCTGGACGCCGTACTGGCCTCCGCGCCCCTGGAGGGGGAGGCCGCGCGGGTGCTCGCCGAGGACCTGCGTTCCCGGATCGGGCCCGTCACCGAGCTGGGGCTGGGCTATCTGAGCCTGGACCGGACCGCGCCGACCCTGTCCGCGGGCGAGCTGCAGCGGCTCCGCCTGGCGACGCAGCTGCGGTCGGGGCTGTTCGGGGTGGTGTACGTACTGGACGAGCCGTCGGCGGGGCTGCATCCGGCCGACACCGAGGCGCTGCTGGACGTACTGGACCGGCTGAAGGAGGCCGGGAACACGGTCTTCGTCGTGGAACACGACCTCGATGTGGTGCGGCACGCGGACTGGCTGGTGGACGTGGGGCCGCTGGCCGGGGAGCACGGCGGGCAGGTGCTCCACAGCGGGCCGCCGCAGGACCTGGCCGGTGTGGCGGAGTCGGCGACGGCCCGGCACCTGTTCGCGGGGCGGGAGGCGGCCGGGACGCCCCGACCGGTGCGCGGGGCGACCGGGGCGGTGCGCCTGACCGGCGTGGACCGGCACAACCTGCGGGGCGTGACGGCGGATTTCCCGCTCGGGGTGTTCACGGCCGTGACCGGGGTGTCGGGGTCGGGCAAGTCCACGCTGGTGGGGCAGGTGCTGGCCCGGGAGGTCGGCGAGCGGCTCGCGGAGCCGGACTTTCCCGTGCGCAGGCTGGTGGAGGTGGACCAGAAGCCGATCGGCCGGACCCCGCGGTCCAACCTGGCCACGTACACCGGGCTGTTCGACGTGGTGCGCAGGCTCTTCACGGCGGCCCCCGAGGCAAGGGCCCGCGGCTGGAAGGCGGGCCGGTTCTCCTTCAACGTGCCGGGCGGGCGCTGCGAGACCTGCCAGGGCGAGGGCTTCGTCTCGGTGGAGCTGCTCTTCCTGCCCAGTACGTACGCCCCGTGCCCCGAATGCGCGGGCGCCCGGTACAACGCGCAGACCTTGGAGGTCCGGTACGCGGGGCTGAACATCGCGGAGGTGCTGGGCCTGACGGTGGAGTCGGCGGCCGCCTTCTTCGCCGAGGTGCCGGCGGCGGCGCGCAGCCTGCGGGCGCTGGAAGAGATCGGGCTCGGCTACCTGCGGCTGGGGCAGCCGGCCACGGAGCTGTCGGGCGGCGAGGCACAGCGGATCAAGCTGGCGACGGAACTGCAGCGGCTGCGCCGGGACCACACGCTGTACCTGCTGGACGAGCCGACGACCGGGCTGCATCCGGCCGATGTGCGGGTGCTGTTGCGGCAGTTGCACGGGCTGGTCGACGCCGGGCACTCGGTGGTGGTCGTGGAGCACGACATGGAGGTGGTGGCGGGCGCGGACTGGGTCATCGACCTGGGCCCGGGCGGCGGCACGGCGGGCGGCCGGGTGGTGGCCGCGGGCACTCCGCCGGAGGTGGCCGCCGCGGCGGGCAGCCGTACCGCTCCGTACCTGGCGAGGGCCCTCGGGGCCGGCCGCGAGCGCGAGACCGCAGAGACAGACCACAGAGACCGCATCAACGGGTAA
- a CDS encoding MsnO8 family LLM class oxidoreductase — MIRRISILDRSRTRRGHPAPEALRDTVDLARAAEDLGYHRFWVSEHHSVPGVAGSAPTVLAAAVAAATHRIRVGTGGVMLPNHQPMVVAEQFGVLESLFPGRIDMGLGRSVGFTGGIRRALGRDTGDADRFEEQLAELLGWLDGTQRAHPEVHARPAEGLRIPAYVLATGEGAGIAARAGLPLVVGDLRARDRVDEIVRAYRKEFRPSAHGEQPYVVVSGTVAVAATAEEARRILVPEAWALAHSRTRGSFPPLRPAEEIEALEMTPKERELYEDALAGHVHGTEDRVADRLADIAATTGADELLVTTSTYDRTALLDSYARLARIADL; from the coding sequence GTGATCCGAAGAATCTCGATACTCGACCGGTCGCGCACCCGCCGGGGCCACCCGGCCCCGGAGGCGCTGCGCGACACCGTGGATCTGGCCCGGGCGGCCGAGGATCTCGGCTACCACCGCTTCTGGGTGTCGGAGCACCACAGCGTGCCCGGTGTGGCGGGCTCGGCGCCCACCGTGCTGGCCGCCGCCGTCGCCGCGGCGACGCACCGGATCCGGGTCGGCACCGGCGGGGTCATGCTGCCCAACCACCAGCCGATGGTGGTCGCGGAGCAGTTCGGGGTCCTGGAGTCGCTCTTCCCCGGCCGCATCGACATGGGGCTCGGCCGTTCGGTCGGCTTCACCGGCGGCATCCGGCGGGCGCTGGGCCGCGACACCGGCGACGCCGACCGGTTCGAGGAACAGCTGGCCGAGCTGCTGGGCTGGCTCGACGGCACCCAGCGGGCGCATCCCGAGGTGCACGCCCGGCCCGCCGAGGGATTGCGGATCCCTGCCTACGTCCTGGCCACCGGCGAGGGCGCCGGGATCGCCGCCCGGGCGGGGCTGCCCCTGGTCGTGGGCGACCTGCGGGCCCGCGACCGGGTGGACGAGATCGTCCGGGCGTACCGCAAGGAGTTCCGGCCCTCCGCCCATGGTGAGCAGCCGTACGTCGTGGTCTCCGGCACGGTGGCGGTCGCCGCCACCGCCGAGGAGGCCCGCCGCATCCTCGTCCCGGAGGCCTGGGCCCTCGCGCACTCCCGCACACGTGGCAGCTTCCCCCCGCTGCGCCCGGCCGAGGAGATCGAGGCCCTGGAGATGACCCCGAAGGAGCGCGAGCTGTACGAGGACGCCCTCGCCGGCCACGTCCACGGCACCGAGGACCGGGTGGCGGACCGGCTCGCCGACATCGCCGCGACGACCGGCGCGGACGAACTGCTGGTCACCACGTCCACGTACGACCGAACGGCACTGCTGGACTCCTACGCCCGGCTGGCCCGGATCGCGGACCTCTGA
- a CDS encoding phosphatase domain-containing protein: protein MSEHTSRPLAVFDLDNTLADTGHRQHFLERRPRDWTGFFAAAPADPPLARGVALATGSEADCEVVYLTGRPERCRADTLDWLARHGLPEGRLFMRGNQDRRPARTTKVEVLRRISRGREVRMLVDDDELVCRAARAAGFRVVLADWAADAPELEAAQEVDGRT, encoded by the coding sequence ATGAGCGAGCACACTTCCCGGCCGCTGGCCGTCTTCGACCTCGACAACACCCTGGCGGACACCGGTCATCGCCAGCACTTCCTGGAGCGTCGCCCGCGGGACTGGACGGGCTTCTTCGCCGCGGCTCCGGCCGATCCGCCGCTCGCGCGCGGGGTCGCGCTGGCCACCGGGAGCGAGGCCGACTGCGAGGTGGTGTACCTGACCGGGCGGCCCGAACGGTGCCGGGCGGACACGCTCGACTGGCTCGCCCGGCACGGACTGCCCGAGGGGCGGCTGTTCATGCGCGGCAACCAGGACCGGCGGCCGGCCCGCACGACCAAGGTGGAGGTGCTGCGGCGGATCTCGCGGGGCCGGGAGGTGCGGATGCTCGTCGATGACGACGAGCTCGTCTGCCGGGCCGCGCGCGCCGCCGGCTTCCGGGTGGTGCTGGCCGACTGGGCCGCGGACGCGCCCGAGCTGGAGGCCGCCCAGGAGGTCGACGGCCGGACCTGA
- a CDS encoding dodecin, whose protein sequence is MSNHTYRVTEIVGTSHEGIDQAIRNGIARAGQTVRNLDWFEVVQVRGHIENGEIAHYQVGLKVGFRLEGED, encoded by the coding sequence ATGTCCAATCACACGTACCGGGTGACCGAGATCGTCGGCACCTCCCACGAGGGCATCGATCAGGCCATCCGCAACGGCATCGCCCGGGCGGGCCAGACCGTGCGGAATCTGGACTGGTTCGAGGTGGTTCAGGTACGCGGCCACATCGAGAACGGGGAGATCGCCCACTACCAGGTGGGACTCAAGGTCGGCTTCCGCCTCGAGGGCGAGGACTGA
- a CDS encoding extracellular solute-binding protein → MKMRFLAVCTALAAATALTGCSQSADPAGGSQKVTLWLMKGSASEDFIGKFTASFEKEHPGVDLDVRIQEWTGIGDKVNAVLDGTSKESADVIEVGNTQVAKYIETGGLEELTLEGLREWGSKDWLKGLAEPGTINGAQYGIPWYAANRVVIYNKDLFATAGIKTPPRNRQEWIQTTQKLDKGDQQGIYLAGQNWYVLAGFIWDEGGELAVETSGKWVGTLDDDRALAGMDFYKQLQALGDGPKGADEETPPQSQAFARGDVAQIIAPPGQAAEIEAANPALKGKLGFFPIPGKTSDKAGAVFTGGSDLIIPQRTRQRKGAVDVITALVSEQWQTELARTMSYVPNKTTLAHVVEGNEGAANMAPGAAQGRATPTSARWAEVEAKNPIKPYMTAVLTGRDPKQAARAASEEIGKVLSSDR, encoded by the coding sequence TTGAAGATGCGATTCCTCGCCGTGTGCACGGCCCTCGCGGCCGCAACCGCCCTCACGGGCTGCAGCCAGTCGGCCGACCCGGCCGGAGGGTCGCAGAAGGTGACGCTCTGGCTGATGAAGGGCAGCGCCTCGGAGGACTTCATCGGCAAGTTCACCGCGTCGTTCGAGAAGGAACACCCCGGCGTCGACCTGGACGTCAGGATCCAGGAATGGACGGGCATCGGCGACAAGGTCAACGCCGTCCTCGACGGCACGAGCAAGGAGAGCGCCGACGTCATCGAGGTCGGCAACACCCAGGTGGCGAAGTACATCGAGACCGGCGGCCTCGAGGAGCTCACCCTCGAAGGCCTGCGCGAGTGGGGCAGCAAGGACTGGCTCAAGGGCCTCGCCGAACCGGGAACCATCAACGGCGCCCAGTACGGCATTCCCTGGTATGCCGCCAACCGGGTGGTCATCTACAACAAGGACCTCTTCGCCACCGCCGGGATCAAGACCCCGCCCAGGAACCGCCAGGAGTGGATCCAGACCACCCAGAAACTCGACAAGGGCGACCAGCAGGGCATCTACCTCGCGGGCCAGAACTGGTACGTCCTCGCCGGCTTCATATGGGACGAGGGCGGCGAACTCGCCGTGGAGACCAGCGGCAAGTGGGTCGGCACCCTCGACGACGACAGGGCCCTGGCCGGCATGGACTTCTACAAGCAGCTCCAGGCCCTCGGCGACGGCCCCAAGGGCGCCGACGAGGAGACGCCCCCGCAGTCGCAGGCCTTCGCCCGCGGTGACGTCGCCCAGATCATCGCCCCGCCCGGCCAGGCAGCCGAGATCGAGGCGGCCAATCCCGCCCTGAAGGGCAAGCTCGGCTTCTTCCCGATCCCCGGCAAGACCTCCGACAAGGCGGGCGCCGTCTTCACCGGTGGCTCCGACCTGATCATCCCGCAGCGGACCCGGCAGCGTAAGGGCGCCGTGGACGTGATCACGGCCCTCGTCAGCGAGCAGTGGCAGACCGAACTCGCCCGCACGATGAGCTACGTCCCCAACAAGACCACCCTCGCGCACGTCGTCGAGGGCAACGAGGGCGCCGCCAACATGGCCCCCGGCGCGGCCCAGGGCCGGGCCACCCCCACCTCCGCCCGCTGGGCCGAGGTGGAGGCCAAGAACCCGATCAAGCCCTACATGACGGCCGTGCTCACCGGCCGGGACCCCAAGCAGGCGGCCCGGGCCGCCTCCGAGGAGATCGGCAAGGTGCTCAGCTCCGACCGCTGA